Proteins encoded by one window of Archaeoglobus veneficus SNP6:
- a CDS encoding HEAT repeat domain-containing protein, which produces MTTYFCPKCWSEFKEDFRKCPVCGYDITEYKKLPYEDRLIISLGHPVREVRMNTIRLLGHMKSEKVLPHFEKMADTEDVFILMAIVDSLAIIRSRRAIELLSRLAEHNSKIVSQAAKKVLENLEP; this is translated from the coding sequence GTGACAACGTACTTCTGCCCGAAATGCTGGAGCGAGTTCAAAGAGGATTTTAGAAAGTGTCCTGTCTGTGGATATGATATCACTGAATACAAGAAGCTGCCATACGAGGACAGGCTTATTATTTCTCTTGGCCATCCTGTCAGGGAAGTTCGTATGAATACTATCAGACTGCTCGGGCATATGAAGTCTGAGAAGGTGTTGCCTCATTTTGAGAAAATGGCTGATACCGAAGATGTGTTTATCCTGATGGCGATAGTTGATTCACTCGCCATCATACGTTCTCGGAGAGCCATAGAATTACTTTCAAGACTTGCTGAACACAATTCGAAAATCGTTTCCCAGGCCGCCAAGAAAGTCTTAGAAAATCTTGAACCTTAA
- a CDS encoding tubulin/FtsZ family protein: MRFFMIGFGQAGGKILDLFLENEKMRGSKIELKTLAINTARTDLMGLKHVPMQDRILIGQTVVKGHGVGTDNKLGAKIAQDEIETILSEIDNRGTHEIDAFLIISGLGGGTGSGGSPVLAKYLSEMYSEPVYAIGVLPAPEEGKLYSLNAARSMISLLKYVDNLILVDNGAWKFEGLSLRESFARINEEIVRRLAVLARAGEPMEEGMVGEMVVDSSEVINTLRGGGISSIGYATSLAEPESKKKAKLLPFFKARKKEEEPIMEDDKAMKIASLVRRAALGRLTIPCNIRSAERALVLVAGPPEHLDRKGLEKAKLWLEEQIAGVEVRAGDYPTRRTKYVAALVVLANVTDIPRVRELQRMAAEAKEEVEDAERMRIEKTLSLFDEDIEPLI; encoded by the coding sequence ATGAGATTCTTCATGATAGGGTTCGGTCAGGCCGGAGGTAAAATCTTAGACTTATTCCTCGAAAATGAAAAGATGAGGGGTAGCAAGATAGAGCTGAAAACTCTCGCAATTAACACTGCAAGAACTGACCTTATGGGTTTGAAGCATGTTCCCATGCAGGATAGGATTCTGATCGGCCAGACTGTAGTTAAGGGTCATGGTGTTGGGACTGACAATAAGCTCGGGGCGAAGATAGCCCAGGATGAGATAGAAACGATTCTTAGCGAGATAGACAATAGAGGTACGCACGAGATTGATGCATTTCTAATAATTTCTGGCCTTGGTGGTGGAACCGGCAGCGGTGGTTCACCTGTCCTGGCGAAGTACCTTTCCGAGATGTACTCCGAGCCAGTTTATGCCATTGGAGTTCTGCCTGCCCCAGAGGAGGGCAAGCTCTACTCCCTCAACGCAGCAAGGAGCATGATTTCCCTTCTCAAGTACGTTGACAACCTCATCCTCGTTGACAACGGCGCTTGGAAGTTTGAGGGGTTGAGTTTGCGCGAGAGCTTTGCCAGGATAAATGAGGAGATTGTGAGAAGACTCGCAGTTCTTGCGAGGGCGGGAGAACCCATGGAAGAGGGAATGGTCGGAGAGATGGTCGTTGACAGCTCGGAGGTCATAAACACTCTGAGGGGTGGAGGCATATCGTCAATAGGCTACGCTACTTCACTCGCAGAACCTGAGTCGAAGAAAAAAGCCAAGCTTCTCCCCTTCTTCAAGGCAAGGAAGAAGGAAGAGGAACCGATAATGGAGGACGACAAGGCGATGAAAATAGCCTCCCTCGTCAGGAGGGCTGCGCTCGGCAGGCTGACAATTCCATGCAATATCAGAAGTGCGGAAAGAGCCCTCGTGCTCGTTGCTGGCCCACCCGAACACCTCGACAGAAAGGGGCTTGAAAAGGCAAAGCTGTGGTTAGAGGAGCAGATTGCTGGAGTAGAGGTTAGAGCCGGAGACTATCCGACAAGGAGAACGAAGTACGTTGCTGCCCTTGTAGTTCTTGCCAATGTGACTGATATTCCGAGAGTTAGAGAACTGCAGCGCATGGCTGCTGAGGCGAAGGAAGAAGTTGAAGATGCGGAAAGGATGCGCATAGAAAAGACACTTTCGCTCTTCGACGAGGACATCGAGCCGCTTATATGA
- the crcB gene encoding fluoride efflux transporter CrcB — MYTWLAVGLGGFAGAILRYYISGWMQSRTSLFPLGTLSVNFTGCVLIGLIMYLSEYWGFFDSETRLFLTIGVLGSFTTMSTFSFETFKMLESGEFLLALLYTFGTISLCLLGVYVGKLIALSIWRT, encoded by the coding sequence ATGTACACTTGGCTTGCAGTTGGTCTTGGTGGATTTGCCGGAGCAATTTTGAGATACTACATAAGTGGATGGATGCAGAGCAGAACCTCCCTATTTCCCCTCGGTACCCTTTCAGTGAACTTCACTGGCTGTGTTCTTATTGGGCTGATAATGTATCTCTCCGAATACTGGGGGTTCTTCGACAGCGAGACGAGACTTTTCCTGACAATAGGTGTTCTCGGCTCATTCACGACAATGTCAACCTTCAGCTTTGAGACGTTCAAGATGCTGGAGAGTGGGGAATTCCTCCTGGCGCTTCTTTACACTTTCGGGACAATCAGTCTGTGTTTGCTCGGAGTGTATGTGGGCAAGCTTATTGCACTGAGTATATGGAGAACGTAA
- the ppsA gene encoding pyruvate, water dikinase, whose product MGVMWLSEVDKNDIPLVGGKGANLGELLRNEIPVPNGFVVDSRTFMDFIERTGIKDRIIEILESLDIESTEELQEASRKVRELIESAPIPDDIVEEIKKAYRQLCEEEGEEVYVAVRSSATAEDLPEASFAGQQETFLNVRGEDDVVDKVRKCWSSLYTPRAIYYRIRQGFKHEEVSIAVVVQKMVNSDKSGVMFTSHPVTGEKIAIIEAVWGLGEAIVSGKVTPDTYVYDRVNRKIVDITISVKNLAIVKKNGKTVEIELPEEKAKERVLSDEEIDELVKIGEVIEDHYGKPQDVEWAIEKGKLYILQSRPITTIKKGEVKEEVEEGEILVKGLGASPGIGIGKVKVILSEKEIGKIEPGDILVTTMTTPDMVPAMQKASAIVTDEGGMTCHAAIVSRELGVPAVVGTKVATKVLKDGMVVTVDGEKGVVYAGSLKIEKKEKEVVTAVSAPIITATEVKVNISIPDAAEKAAATGADGVGLFRIEHMVLGLEKHPMKYIKDGEIDKYIEELYKGMKKVAKAFYPKPVWIRTLDAPTDEFRTMEGGEDEPIEANPMLGFRGIRRDLREDEHFRAEIRAIKRLVEEGYTNVGIMLPLITHPREVERAKQIIMEEGLSLEKIEFGVMVETPAAALVIEDIIKVGIDFISFGTNDLTQYTLAVDRNNENVAYLYDETHPAVMKLIERVIKICKEHGVKTSICGQAGSYPHVVARLVEMGIDSVSANIDAVQRVRETVARVEKKLILEKLRKL is encoded by the coding sequence ATGGGCGTGATGTGGCTCAGTGAAGTAGATAAAAACGATATTCCGCTTGTCGGGGGTAAGGGAGCAAACCTCGGCGAACTTCTCAGAAACGAAATTCCCGTCCCAAATGGTTTTGTTGTGGACAGCAGGACGTTCATGGATTTTATAGAAAGGACTGGTATTAAAGACAGGATCATAGAAATACTTGAGAGTCTTGACATTGAAAGCACGGAAGAACTTCAGGAAGCATCGAGGAAGGTTAGAGAGCTTATAGAATCGGCCCCGATTCCCGACGACATTGTTGAGGAAATCAAAAAAGCTTACAGGCAGCTATGCGAGGAAGAGGGTGAGGAAGTTTACGTTGCTGTAAGGAGTTCGGCAACAGCCGAAGATCTGCCGGAAGCGAGCTTTGCCGGTCAGCAGGAGACGTTCCTGAATGTCAGGGGTGAGGACGATGTTGTTGACAAAGTCAGGAAGTGCTGGAGTAGTCTTTACACTCCAAGGGCAATCTATTACCGGATTAGGCAGGGGTTCAAGCACGAGGAAGTGAGCATAGCTGTTGTTGTTCAGAAAATGGTTAACAGCGATAAGAGTGGCGTTATGTTCACGTCTCACCCCGTTACCGGGGAGAAGATTGCTATTATTGAGGCGGTCTGGGGTCTCGGCGAGGCAATTGTGAGCGGGAAAGTAACCCCTGATACCTACGTTTATGACAGAGTTAACAGGAAAATCGTTGATATTACTATTTCAGTCAAAAATCTCGCAATTGTGAAAAAGAACGGGAAAACAGTCGAAATCGAGCTGCCGGAGGAGAAGGCAAAAGAGAGAGTTCTCAGCGATGAGGAGATAGATGAACTTGTCAAGATCGGAGAGGTTATAGAGGACCACTACGGCAAACCGCAGGATGTTGAGTGGGCAATTGAAAAGGGAAAGCTCTACATACTTCAGTCAAGGCCAATAACCACGATTAAGAAGGGCGAGGTAAAGGAGGAGGTTGAAGAGGGTGAAATTCTCGTAAAGGGTCTCGGAGCTTCGCCGGGCATAGGCATTGGAAAGGTCAAAGTCATTCTTAGCGAGAAGGAGATAGGCAAAATAGAGCCGGGCGATATCCTCGTTACGACAATGACCACGCCCGATATGGTGCCCGCGATGCAGAAAGCTTCGGCCATAGTAACGGATGAGGGTGGCATGACGTGCCATGCAGCAATTGTTTCAAGAGAACTTGGAGTTCCCGCAGTGGTTGGTACGAAGGTTGCAACCAAGGTTCTCAAAGACGGCATGGTTGTAACTGTTGACGGTGAGAAAGGTGTCGTTTACGCTGGTAGTTTGAAGATTGAGAAGAAGGAGAAAGAAGTCGTTACGGCCGTCTCGGCACCGATTATCACTGCTACGGAAGTTAAGGTGAACATATCCATTCCTGATGCTGCAGAAAAGGCTGCTGCTACTGGCGCAGATGGCGTTGGGCTTTTCAGAATAGAGCACATGGTTCTTGGCCTTGAAAAGCACCCCATGAAGTATATCAAGGACGGAGAGATAGACAAGTACATCGAAGAACTCTACAAAGGAATGAAGAAAGTCGCCAAGGCCTTCTATCCGAAGCCTGTATGGATAAGGACTCTCGACGCTCCTACCGACGAATTCAGGACGATGGAGGGCGGAGAAGACGAGCCAATTGAGGCGAACCCGATGCTTGGATTCAGGGGCATAAGGAGGGATCTGAGAGAGGACGAGCACTTCAGGGCAGAGATAAGGGCCATAAAGAGGCTTGTAGAAGAGGGATACACCAACGTGGGTATAATGCTGCCTTTAATTACGCATCCGAGGGAAGTTGAGAGGGCAAAGCAGATAATAATGGAGGAAGGCTTGTCTCTTGAGAAAATAGAGTTTGGAGTTATGGTGGAAACACCTGCAGCAGCACTGGTAATAGAGGACATAATAAAGGTGGGTATAGACTTCATTTCGTTCGGCACGAACGACTTAACGCAGTACACTCTTGCTGTAGACAGAAACAACGAGAACGTCGCGTATCTCTACGACGAGACTCACCCAGCAGTCATGAAGCTGATAGAGAGAGTAATCAAGATATGCAAGGAGCACGGCGTTAAAACATCGATATGCGGTCAGGCGGGCAGCTATCCGCATGTCGTTGCGAGACTCGTGGAAATGGGTATAGACAGTGTTTCCGCAAATATAGATGCGGTTCAGAGGGTAAGGGAGACTGTTGCGAGAGTGGAGAAGAAGCTCATTCTCGAGAAACTGAGGAAGCTTTAG
- a CDS encoding prenyltransferase/squalene oxidase repeat-containing protein — protein sequence MFPRAVYNSRICDIINVERLREFVLSRRNDDGGFTFCKQLPSTLPETFYAVYILTSIGDEVPDKEKLVEFLRNSIRTEPYSIFYTLNSLNLLSEKLLDVSDLLFNRLEKITKVVPREFGSEIGTTATYSFDMPNVLKGVYILTSSLRLLGKEIPDEVKDFIMKFRKNGGFGIASPNLQETYYCVSVLGNVIERANSVVSFVREHECQGGGFTKVPNGYPPYLEDTYYAVSCFCVLGYDYASEKTARYISALQNPDGGFRRSIHGGISSLEYTYYAVASLVLPEESIGNLRE from the coding sequence TTGTTCCCGCGGGCAGTGTACAACTCCCGTATCTGTGATATTATCAACGTCGAAAGGCTCAGAGAGTTTGTGCTAAGTAGAAGGAACGACGACGGTGGATTTACGTTCTGCAAACAGCTGCCATCCACTCTTCCAGAGACTTTCTACGCAGTATATATACTTACTTCGATTGGGGATGAGGTGCCCGATAAAGAAAAACTCGTTGAATTTCTGAGAAACAGCATCAGGACAGAACCCTACTCGATATTTTACACTCTAAATTCACTAAACCTTCTCAGCGAAAAACTGCTGGACGTGAGTGACCTTCTGTTTAACAGACTTGAGAAGATCACAAAAGTCGTACCGAGGGAATTCGGCTCAGAAATTGGAACTACGGCAACGTACTCTTTTGACATGCCAAACGTTCTGAAGGGCGTATATATCCTTACAAGCTCTCTAAGGTTACTTGGAAAGGAGATTCCGGATGAGGTGAAGGACTTCATCATGAAGTTCCGGAAAAACGGTGGATTCGGGATAGCATCGCCAAACCTTCAGGAAACGTACTACTGTGTTTCCGTTCTCGGCAATGTGATTGAGAGGGCTAACAGTGTTGTTTCCTTCGTCAGGGAACATGAGTGTCAGGGTGGTGGCTTCACGAAGGTTCCGAACGGCTACCCGCCATACCTCGAAGACACGTACTATGCAGTGTCGTGTTTTTGTGTGCTCGGCTATGACTACGCGAGTGAGAAAACAGCAAGGTATATCTCGGCTCTCCAGAATCCGGACGGCGGCTTTAGAAGGAGCATTCATGGGGGTATTTCGAGCCTTGAGTACACGTACTATGCAGTCGCGAGTCTGGTACTTCCTGAGGAATCTATCGGAAACCTGCGGGAGTGA
- a CDS encoding matrixin family metalloprotease has protein sequence MRLRDIFILLGAAFLGFIVPIAAIGETDDPRLIMLGMSLILTLPWLLPYIMYRGKGVFRKKRDVVIVLTGVSIILLFSIIGIIEFMEEQEFLTSGTETVPSLTTPQSTETPLHANTTEQVVMREVKDGIKVGVIAKPSGVYAKIELNERLKKKEKLLFVYCFGETCTFKEYYGNASYILLPLWINWTSGKEGSIGLGKYDVKVYSKWKRVNKSIVEYLEYSLIEEFTFDVKPEDLKGADASLVEALEPVEVRNQENPWQDNVFKVYIDANTAPEAYRSVYIDAFRKAMRWWEEGGNGALAYQPIFDEVSDPTEAEILVYWAPDVVTGIGEEPFGLTDVKYVTYYKNGNKKELFLKAVIALQYLEEGKEEYVDFATMLKVAKHEIGHALGLAHSSNVSDIMYPQLRWSEQ, from the coding sequence ATGAGGCTTAGAGACATCTTTATACTTTTAGGAGCTGCTTTTCTGGGTTTCATTGTTCCTATAGCAGCAATAGGTGAAACAGATGATCCCCGACTTATTATGCTTGGTATGAGTTTAATCCTAACTTTACCGTGGCTACTGCCTTATATTATGTATAGGGGTAAGGGTGTCTTTAGGAAGAAACGGGATGTAGTGATTGTTCTTACTGGAGTTTCCATAATCCTTCTCTTTTCAATAATAGGGATCATTGAGTTCATGGAAGAGCAAGAATTCCTAACATCAGGCACAGAAACAGTCCCGAGTTTGACAACACCTCAATCTACTGAGACACCTCTTCACGCGAATACAACTGAACAAGTTGTAATGAGGGAGGTCAAAGATGGAATTAAAGTTGGAGTTATAGCCAAGCCCTCTGGAGTTTACGCTAAAATTGAGCTGAATGAGAGGCTGAAAAAGAAAGAGAAGCTTTTGTTTGTCTATTGTTTTGGAGAAACATGCACCTTTAAAGAGTACTATGGAAACGCAAGCTATATACTTTTGCCACTTTGGATAAATTGGACTTCGGGTAAGGAAGGTTCAATTGGGCTTGGCAAATATGATGTTAAGGTTTACTCAAAATGGAAAAGGGTTAACAAGAGTATTGTTGAATATCTTGAATATAGCCTCATTGAAGAATTTACGTTCGATGTGAAGCCAGAAGATCTGAAAGGGGCTGATGCATCTTTAGTAGAAGCATTAGAACCTGTCGAAGTAAGAAATCAGGAAAATCCTTGGCAAGATAATGTCTTTAAGGTTTACATCGATGCAAACACAGCTCCCGAAGCTTACAGAAGTGTTTATATTGATGCATTCAGAAAGGCAATGCGTTGGTGGGAAGAGGGAGGTAACGGCGCACTAGCATATCAGCCGATTTTTGATGAAGTTTCAGACCCTACGGAAGCTGAAATACTTGTGTATTGGGCACCGGATGTTGTTACGGGGATTGGAGAAGAACCGTTTGGACTGACAGACGTTAAGTATGTCACCTACTATAAAAACGGAAATAAGAAAGAATTGTTTCTGAAAGCTGTAATAGCCTTACAGTATTTGGAGGAGGGAAAAGAAGAATATGTAGATTTTGCTACAATGTTAAAAGTTGCAAAGCATGAAATAGGACATGCGTTGGGTTTGGCACATTCATCAAACGTGAGTGATATTATGTATCCTCAATTAAGATGGTCTGAGCAGTAA
- a CDS encoding archaemetzincin — MIALVPFGRVDGWLVERIERLAAKFFFNLSVFDSVPAPSSAYDHARRQYNASELLLTLRNLACSRGFQKVLGITSEDLYYGSSLFVFGCAEFGGTSAVISTCRLKAESEGLFASRVFKEVLHELGHLFGLEHCMNDCVMTFCERLDQIDVKKASYCSECLEKLTKAIENVRQTSRAHSGTPQSRDIWCTSSR, encoded by the coding sequence ATGATCGCCCTCGTACCCTTTGGCAGGGTCGATGGATGGCTCGTTGAACGTATAGAGAGGCTGGCAGCAAAATTTTTCTTTAACCTTTCTGTTTTTGATTCTGTCCCCGCTCCATCATCTGCCTATGACCACGCAAGGCGCCAGTACAACGCCTCTGAGCTTCTGCTGACTCTAAGGAACCTCGCATGCAGTCGGGGCTTTCAGAAAGTTCTGGGCATCACTTCTGAGGACCTCTACTATGGCAGTTCTCTTTTTGTCTTTGGATGCGCCGAATTTGGTGGAACATCGGCAGTCATCTCAACCTGTAGGCTTAAGGCTGAAAGCGAAGGTCTGTTCGCCAGTCGGGTGTTCAAGGAAGTACTCCACGAGCTTGGCCACCTATTTGGACTGGAGCACTGCATGAATGACTGCGTGATGACATTCTGCGAGAGACTCGATCAGATTGATGTCAAGAAAGCGTCGTACTGCAGCGAATGTCTCGAAAAGCTCACCAAGGCTATAGAAAACGTGAGGCAAACGTCACGGGCTCACTCTGGCACTCCTCAGAGTAGGGACATCTGGTGCACTTCGAGTCGTTAA
- a CDS encoding DUF190 domain-containing protein encodes MNGEDAILLRIYIGESDRYGGKPLYKYLVEFFKEQGLAGATVFRGIIGFGKTSIIHTTSVLRLSTDLPVVVEVVDRKDKIEKIKPKLAEIVKEGLITEERVKVVFYEGNE; translated from the coding sequence ATGAACGGAGAAGATGCCATCCTCCTGCGAATATACATAGGTGAATCGGACAGATACGGTGGAAAACCCCTGTACAAGTATCTGGTGGAGTTCTTCAAGGAGCAGGGTCTTGCTGGAGCAACTGTTTTCAGAGGCATCATAGGTTTCGGAAAAACGAGCATAATTCACACAACCTCGGTTCTCAGGCTATCAACAGACCTCCCTGTGGTTGTAGAGGTTGTAGACAGAAAGGACAAAATAGAAAAGATAAAACCAAAACTTGCTGAAATCGTGAAGGAGGGGTTGATTACCGAGGAGAGAGTCAAGGTAGTTTTCTACGAAGGAAACGAGTGA
- the dph2 gene encoding diphthamide biosynthesis enzyme Dph2 has product MQPQILARIDFEGILKELQTRGVKIIGIQLPDGLKYWSSEIAAKFEAEGFEVILSASPTYGACDIDVSLLQDVEVLLHFAHEPIFELDRVIYVPYRIDFDERSVENLNIPERKIALIATAQYAWKLEAVKSVLEAGGYEVEIGGGSDRIKLPGQVLGCNYTVLRDTTAEAVLFIGDGLFHPIGAAMYTGRKVYRFSPLSNEFEEVEASEFLKERMFAVARAMDAENFGIIVSSKIGQKRLGLARKLKEKVKKAGKKADIIVADVVSVANFNYDCFVNTACPRIAYDDWRNFQKPVLTPLELEIVLGLRSWGDYAMDEIL; this is encoded by the coding sequence ATGCAACCGCAAATTCTCGCAAGAATAGACTTCGAGGGTATTCTGAAAGAACTCCAGACGAGAGGGGTAAAGATTATCGGGATACAGCTTCCCGACGGCCTGAAGTACTGGAGTTCCGAAATCGCTGCAAAATTTGAGGCCGAAGGTTTTGAGGTTATTCTGTCAGCTTCTCCAACGTATGGGGCGTGCGACATCGATGTTTCACTCCTTCAAGACGTTGAAGTTTTGCTTCACTTCGCCCACGAACCAATTTTCGAGCTTGATAGAGTTATCTATGTTCCCTACAGAATTGATTTCGACGAACGGAGCGTTGAAAACCTGAACATTCCCGAAAGGAAAATAGCTCTCATTGCAACAGCTCAGTACGCGTGGAAGCTCGAGGCTGTGAAGAGTGTTCTCGAGGCCGGTGGTTACGAGGTGGAGATAGGCGGAGGAAGTGACAGGATAAAGCTTCCCGGCCAGGTACTGGGCTGCAACTACACTGTATTGAGAGATACGACGGCGGAAGCAGTTCTCTTCATCGGAGACGGTCTTTTTCATCCCATTGGGGCTGCCATGTACACAGGAAGGAAAGTTTACAGGTTCAGCCCCTTAAGCAACGAATTCGAGGAAGTCGAAGCGTCGGAGTTTCTTAAGGAGAGAATGTTTGCAGTTGCCAGAGCCATGGATGCGGAAAACTTTGGGATAATAGTCAGCTCGAAAATCGGGCAGAAGAGGCTCGGCCTTGCAAGGAAGCTGAAAGAGAAGGTAAAAAAAGCTGGAAAGAAGGCAGATATAATCGTCGCTGATGTTGTCAGTGTTGCAAACTTTAATTACGACTGCTTTGTAAACACTGCCTGCCCGCGCATAGCCTACGACGACTGGAGAAACTTTCAAAAGCCCGTTTTAACCCCTCTGGAGCTCGAGATAGTCCTCGGACTGAGAAGCTGGGGTGACTATGCCATGGACGAAATACTCTGA
- a CDS encoding ribbon-helix-helix domain-containing protein yields the protein METYTFTLDKETIETLEKIAEELRSSRSAALRYIVSQFAKKADNSGSVVLDCSHT from the coding sequence ATGGAGACTTACACTTTCACGCTGGATAAAGAAACTATTGAAACACTCGAAAAAATAGCAGAAGAGCTTAGGAGCAGCAGAAGTGCGGCTTTAAGGTACATTGTCAGCCAGTTCGCAAAGAAAGCTGATAACTCCGGCTCAGTAGTTCTCGACTGCTCCCACACTTAA
- a CDS encoding tyrosine-type recombinase/integrase — protein sequence MHLEEYDEIKKWITQVKDSSKATYLSAMKAYIEFTGLNPKELIDEAEEDRRKPRRLQGKPEERLAEFHKWLLTEYEVKTRGKDRKPSGKKGISKMMATTYVGAIRSFYRRNGFPIMTKTPKAAPKKENRKMMLTPREVKLLVDHAPTLRDRAIILFMFQGGFDASTICSLNYGDVKRGLERGEVPLLIEVVREKDEVEYFTFVGYDAVEALKAYLNDRKRKGEELRLNSPLFAKEGAKKLKHERITPNLIQNMLRETALKAGLISEEDLENADLNPCRPHALRAAFSTILRLNGFDPLLVDFMQGHRIPYNGAYLIPPPEKVRQMYAEVEPQLSISSMHPVEKRVEEKLKAYREDIAELQNEVNELRRLVEILMTSVLDIGDNKVEAQELIDRVAGLVKQPERVIKISEIEHYSGGKAKVKLA from the coding sequence ATGCATTTAGAGGAATATGATGAAATAAAGAAATGGATTACACAAGTTAAAGATAGCAGCAAGGCAACCTATCTTTCCGCAATGAAGGCATACATAGAATTTACGGGGTTGAACCCCAAGGAACTGATTGATGAGGCAGAAGAGGACAGAAGAAAGCCAAGAAGGCTGCAAGGTAAACCCGAAGAGAGATTGGCCGAGTTCCACAAGTGGCTTTTAACAGAATACGAGGTAAAGACAAGAGGGAAGGACAGAAAACCATCGGGAAAGAAGGGCATAAGTAAGATGATGGCAACTACATATGTTGGAGCTATTAGATCATTCTACAGACGCAACGGCTTTCCAATAATGACCAAAACACCAAAGGCAGCACCCAAGAAAGAGAACCGAAAAATGATGCTTACACCGAGAGAAGTAAAACTGTTAGTTGACCATGCACCAACGCTAAGGGATAGAGCAATAATCTTGTTTATGTTCCAAGGTGGTTTCGATGCATCAACGATATGCAGCCTTAACTACGGAGATGTTAAAAGGGGACTGGAAAGAGGAGAAGTACCGTTGTTGATAGAGGTCGTCAGAGAGAAGGACGAGGTGGAGTACTTTACTTTCGTTGGTTATGATGCTGTTGAGGCTTTGAAAGCTTATCTAAATGACAGAAAGAGAAAAGGGGAGGAATTGAGGCTTAATTCCCCTTTGTTTGCCAAGGAAGGAGCTAAGAAACTTAAGCACGAACGCATAACACCAAACCTGATACAGAATATGCTTAGAGAGACAGCACTGAAGGCAGGGTTGATCAGTGAAGAAGACTTGGAGAACGCCGACTTAAATCCCTGCCGTCCACACGCATTGAGAGCAGCATTCTCTACTATACTAAGACTAAATGGCTTCGATCCCCTATTGGTTGACTTCATGCAGGGACATAGAATTCCCTACAATGGAGCATACCTTATTCCACCACCCGAGAAGGTTAGGCAGATGTATGCCGAGGTTGAACCACAGCTAAGCATAAGCTCGATGCATCCTGTTGAGAAGAGAGTAGAGGAGAAGCTTAAAGCATACAGAGAGGACATAGCAGAGTTGCAGAATGAAGTAAACGAATTGAGAAGACTCGTGGAGATTTTGATGACGAGCGTTTTAGATATAGGCGATAATAAGGTGGAAGCACAGGAGCTTATTGACAGAGTAGCTGGACTTGTTAAACAGCCGGAGAGAGTGATAAAGATAAGTGAGATAGAACACTACAGTGGAGGAAAAGCTAAGGTTAAGTTAGCTTAA